Within Candidatus Dadabacteria bacterium, the genomic segment AAGCTCTCTATATCCTGATTGAGACCTCGAAAGTTCCTATTTTCACTTTGCCGGCAAGCCCACATTTCCAGCAAAGATCTGTAGCGTGAGTCTTTGACTTTGCGGGAACAAGCAGAATGAGCTGGACCGAAAGCTCCGAGAGAGTTTTCCAGTACTCGCTTCTTTTTTCGTCGATAGTGGCTTCGGTCTCAACCTCAATAATCTGCACGACTTGCCCGTATGAACCGAGAATTACGTCGGGGAAAAGACCCTCGAACTCACAGAGTTGCTCTTTGCCGGGGTTGGTACGTATCTCATTATAAAGCGAGGAGTACTTCTGCTCCACCTGCCTTATTACCCAGCCATGAATCAACTTCTCCTCACTCGGAATTTTCATATCTCCCGCTCCACATAAGCTTTGTCTTCAAAATGTTGAAATAATCCCTAAAAGGAGATTTTATGATATTCACGTAACTCTCCGAACCTTCAAGAACAACTTCGTCGCCGAGATAAAGAGGTACTCCCACCTGCCCATCAAGTGTAAGATAGGTGTTCTGTATGTCGGTAAGCACCCTCGTCCTTATCTTTTTTGTGTAGGGCACCACGATAGGCCTGTTGGTAAGAATATGCGGACATATTGGAGTGACGGTTATCACGGGCAGCGTCGGATAAATTATCGGCCCGCCCGCAGAAAGAGAGTAGGCGGTTGAGCCGGTAGGGGTCGCAAAGATAATTCCGTCAGCCTTAAAGGTCGTAACGTATTTTTCGTTTATATATATGGAGAGATCCACAACCTTGGAAATTGGACCGTTGTTTATAACTACGTCGTTTAGTACCGTGAATTCTTCCCGCTCTCCGTCCTTTCTGTCTACGCAGCACGATATCATGTCCCTCTTTTCTATCTCGTAGTCTCCGGCGAGTATTCTCTCCATCATCGGAAAAAACTCATCCACCGTGAACTCAGTGAGAAACCCGAGTCCACCGAGATTGCAGCCCAGTATTGAGACGTCATGTCCCTGCACCATTCGTGAAACCCAGATAAAGGAACCGTCACCCCCGAACACAACTATTATGTCGACGGCCGCAGCCAGGTCACGCTCCGCAAGCACATTCTCAGCGTCTATGTTGCGTCCAAGGTTCTCCTCAACGAAGAACTCTATGTCTCTTTCACGAAGCCACCCGCACAGCCCCCTAGCAATCTCATAGACTTGCGCGCTGTCCTTCTTGCCCGTTATGCCGAACTTCAAGTCGCTTCCTCCCTTGAGTTTCCAGTTGAGTCATGCAGAAGATACGATTCTATAAAACCATCTATCTCCCCGTCAAGTATCGCATCAACGCCTGAGGACTCGAAATTGGTACGGTGGTCCTTCACCATGCGATAGGGATGCATGACATACGATCTTATCTGGCTTCCCCAGCCGATTTCCTTTTTCGAGGAATTGAGTTCCTCTTCTTTTTGTTTTTCCTCCATCCTGCGCAGTTCGTAGAGCCTCGCCTTGAGTATCTTCATGGCGCTCTCCCTGTTCTGGCGCTGCGACCTCTCGTTCTGGCAGCTGACCGCAACCCCGGTGGGAAGATGCGTGATGCGGACCGCGGAATCCGTCTTGTTAACATGCTGTCCGCCCGCTCCGCTCGCGCGGTAAGTATCGACCCGCAGATCCTTTTCCTCTATGTTCACCTCTATTGAATCATCTATCTCGGGAGAAACGAAAACCGATGCGAAAGAAGTGTGCCTCCTTTTGTTCGAGTCAAACGGGGATATCCTCACCAGCCTGTGAACCCCTGTCTCCGCCTTCAGGTAACCGAAGGCGAACTTCCCATGAGCAAGAATTGTGGCGCTTTTTATGCCGGCTTCCTCTCCGTCCTGAGTCTCAAGCAGTTTCGCTGAAAATCCCTTCCTCTCCGCGTACCGAAGGTACATGCGAAGAAGCATCGCGGCCCAGTCCTGGGCTTCGGTTCCCCCCGCCCCGGCGTTTACCGATACTATGGCGTTTCGAGCGTCGTCAGGGCCGCCGAGAATCCGGGTGAACTCAAGTTCGTTGACTTTGGCTTCTAAGGACGCAAGCATGGCACCCGCCTCTTCAATCGAATCCTGATCGTCTTCACCGACCGCGAGTTCGAGAAGACACGCCGCGTCCTCCATGTCGGAACGGAGCTTCTCGAATCCCGAAACGGAGTCTTTGATTTCGGACTGTTCCTGAAGCGTTTTGCGGGCTAGCCCGGAATTATCCCAGAAATCCGGAGCCGCTGTAATTTTTTCAAACTCTTTTAACCTTTCAGTCTTGGAAGGCAGGTCAAAGATAGTCTCCCATTTTCTGAATTCTTTCTCCGAGGCTTTCCATCAGGGCAGTGAGTTCCTCTTTCATCCAAGATTCCTCCTTAGAACGCGTTAGAAGATAGTACGCAAATAACCTGTGAATTCAAAAACACGGACGATCCCAAATAAAAACATTAGAATACGAACGCGAAGATGGAACTAAACCGTTTAAGCAATGGTTCGATTCTCTTAGCTCCGTTATTGGCTGAAAATCAGAACTGCTGTAGCTCGAATGAAAAATGGGAATTTTTCAAAAGACGGTGACAATCTGATCATTCTCCTAGGCGGTGGGACGAAGAAACGTCAGCAAAGTGACATTAACGAGGCGAAGAGATATTGGAAAGACTACAAAGACAGAAAAAATTCGCATGGAATAATATAAAAGACAGGAGGAACATAGTGGCATTAACACGCGACTTTAGAGATACCGTAATGGAACGGGCTAGGAAAGATCCGGAATTCCGCATCGGTCTTCTGACCGAAGCAATTGAGTGTGTTATCAATGATGAAATTAACGTAGCCAAGGAGTTGTTGCGAGACTACGTTAACGCGACTATCGGTTTTCAGGAACTTGGAACCCTTACGAAAAAAGATCCGAAAAGTCTAATGCGCATGCTCGGCCCGAAAGGGAATCCAAGTCTTAAAAACATCTCTTCCCTTCTAGCATCCTTAAAGGAAAGCGAGGGCGTAAAACTTCATGTGCAAGCCTTGGGATAACACCTGTTATCAAGTACGAAGACCCTCTTGGCACCAATACCGTTAACTCTCAATTGAAACGGCTTACATTTGTGGGTATTTTACCCGCTTTGATTCAATCCCCTAATAACACGAGGAGAAACACCAAATGAAAAGATTGCTGCTGACCCCCGGCCCCGTGGCGGTCCCAAGCGAAATAATGGTTGAGATGGCAAGACCGCTCATTCATCACAGGACCAAGGAATTTGAAGCCGTGTTCGCTCAGGCAAGAGAAGGTCTGAAACAGGTTTTTCAGACAGAAAACGAAGTTTTCATACTGGCGGCTTCGGGAACCGGCGCCATGGAAGGAGCCGTGGTAAACACCCTTCGCGCGGGCGACAAGGTGATCACGGTAAACGGCGGAAAGTTCGGAGAGAGGTGGGGGAAGATAGCGAGAGCCTACGGACTGGAAGTGGATGAAATAGAGGTTACGTGGGGCGAGGCCGTTTCCCCGGCAGTAATAGAGGAAAAACTCGAGAGCGACCCCTCGATAAGGGCGATTCTGATGCAGGCAAGCGAGACCTCCACCGGAGTCAAGCATCCAACCGACCAGGTCGCGGCGATTACATCAAAAAGAGACGACGTGCTGCTCATAGTTGACGGCATAACCGCCGTCGGGGTGTTCCCCCTCCCGTTTGACGAACTGGGAATCGATGTTCTCGTGGGCGGTTCGCAGAAAGCTTTCATGCTTCCTCCGGGACTTTCATTCGCGTCTATGAGCGAGAAGGCCTGGGAGTTCAACAAGACCTCGGACCTCCCGAAGTTCTATCTCAATTTTGCCGACTACCAAAAAAGCGCCCAGAAAAACACGACGCCATGGACTCCCGCCGTCACGCTGATAATCGGCCTCGGCAAGGTTATAGAAGGGTTTATGGAAGAGGGGATGGACAATATTTACAGAAAACGCGAACTGATGTCGCTTGCGACCCGCGAGGCACTCCGAGCGATCAACATAGATCTTTTCACCACTGACGCGGCAAGCCCGGCTCTTACCGTGGGAGTAGCTCCCGAAGAGATAGGGGCGGGGAGGATCATCTCCGAGCTTCAGGCAAAATTCGGTATGACCGTCGCGGGCGGACAGGACCACGCCAAGGGAAAAATCTTCAGAGTATCCCACATAGGAGATGTCGACCGAAACGATATGGTGGCGTTTATTTCAGCCCTCGAATCTATTCTGGGATCTTTGGAACATGATTTTATAAGCGGAGCCGGAGTTTCCAAGGTATCGGAAATGCTGGGAACGGCATAGACACCATTATTATATGACGCCCGCAAGCTAAGGGGACTGAAGCCAGATAACACCGCCATGAAACACTTTTCTTTAGAAACCTTCCGTTTTCTAAAGGATCTCAGCATTCCACGCGACAAGACGTGGTTTGAGGAAAATCGCGAGTGCTACGAGAAGAAGCTGCTTGGCCCGCTACGCCAAGCTGTTACAGACATAGGTCCCAGTCTCCGCGAAGTGATCAAAGACTGCGAGACCCGCCCCGCCATTAATAAAACGATTACCCGGATAAACCGGGACATGCGTTTTGCCAAAGGGCGAAGTCCTTACAAAGACAACATGCTCGCTCTTTTTTACAGAGAGGGGCGCAAAAGACTTGATGCTCAATTGTTTCTGGGTTTTCAGCCGGAAGGCGTATGGCGGGGACTCTACGTACCCACTCCGCTGCTCTCCCCCAACGCCCCGATGGCCGAAGAAATTGAAAACGATTCACGGGCCGTCGTCAACCTCGCGCAAGACATTGGCCTTGGATCTGACATCGATCTGGTCGCGTGCAAAAAGTATGGTGAAATTGACCGGACGCTTGACCCCGCAAAAGCAGAGAGCTTCCTTGAAGGACCTCATCTTTGCGCCTTGCAGACATGTGAGCCAGACGAGGTCGCAAACAGCCTCGTCCCTTTTATCCGTGAAACACGAGACTTGTTAGTGCGACTCGTTCCTCTCTGGAAACTCTACTCAGGAGCGACAGGACAAACTTAGCTTGTTTACCATTTCGGTTGTTACTATTCTGCTTTGTTCGCAGGATAGATCGTTACAGGCGTTTCTTGCTTGATTACTTCAAAACTGATTTTGAGCCGTGTACCGGTTGCCTGCGCAATCTTCTTTAGCGTACTTATGGAAGGATGAATTCTTCCACCCTCGAA encodes:
- a CDS encoding NAD(+)/NADH kinase, coding for MKFGITGKKDSAQVYEIARGLCGWLRERDIEFFVEENLGRNIDAENVLAERDLAAAVDIIVVFGGDGSFIWVSRMVQGHDVSILGCNLGGLGFLTEFTVDEFFPMMERILAGDYEIEKRDMISCCVDRKDGEREEFTVLNDVVINNGPISKVVDLSIYINEKYVTTFKADGIIFATPTGSTAYSLSAGGPIIYPTLPVITVTPICPHILTNRPIVVPYTKKIRTRVLTDIQNTYLTLDGQVGVPLYLGDEVVLEGSESYVNIIKSPFRDYFNILKTKLMWSGRYENSE
- a CDS encoding transcriptional regulator gives rise to the protein MALTRDFRDTVMERARKDPEFRIGLLTEAIECVINDEINVAKELLRDYVNATIGFQELGTLTKKDPKSLMRMLGPKGNPSLKNISSLLASLKESEGVKLHVQALG
- a CDS encoding alanine--glyoxylate aminotransferase family protein; this translates as MKRLLLTPGPVAVPSEIMVEMARPLIHHRTKEFEAVFAQAREGLKQVFQTENEVFILAASGTGAMEGAVVNTLRAGDKVITVNGGKFGERWGKIARAYGLEVDEIEVTWGEAVSPAVIEEKLESDPSIRAILMQASETSTGVKHPTDQVAAITSKRDDVLLIVDGITAVGVFPLPFDELGIDVLVGGSQKAFMLPPGLSFASMSEKAWEFNKTSDLPKFYLNFADYQKSAQKNTTPWTPAVTLIIGLGKVIEGFMEEGMDNIYRKRELMSLATREALRAINIDLFTTDAASPALTVGVAPEEIGAGRIISELQAKFGMTVAGGQDHAKGKIFRVSHIGDVDRNDMVAFISALESILGSLEHDFISGAGVSKVSEMLGTA
- a CDS encoding DUF2461 domain-containing protein; protein product: MKHFSLETFRFLKDLSIPRDKTWFEENRECYEKKLLGPLRQAVTDIGPSLREVIKDCETRPAINKTITRINRDMRFAKGRSPYKDNMLALFYREGRKRLDAQLFLGFQPEGVWRGLYVPTPLLSPNAPMAEEIENDSRAVVNLAQDIGLGSDIDLVACKKYGEIDRTLDPAKAESFLEGPHLCALQTCEPDEVANSLVPFIRETRDLLVRLVPLWKLYSGATGQT